From Acidicapsa acidisoli, the proteins below share one genomic window:
- a CDS encoding 6-phosphogluconolactonase has protein sequence MRVVGRSKREVTDIKFQEGHTKETHVKTKRFKVGNLKLEVHENGRAAGEAAAQAAAEKLNELRRLEATIGVIFATGASQLDTLHALTMADVPWSQIKGFHLDEYVGMSSDHPASFRRYLRENLTSKVQMKEFLEIDGTAPDIQDVCREYIGNIQSTNPSLCLMGVGENGHLAFNDPAEARFDDPVDMKVVHLDELCREQQFAEGWFRSLDEVPTVAMTLTIPALFRVPTLIGSVPGSRKAKIMRLALEGPISTDCPASILRTHPDATVYLDKESAAELNGLLEFEEAE, from the coding sequence ATGAGGGTTGTAGGTCGCAGTAAGCGAGAAGTAACTGATATCAAATTCCAAGAAGGGCATACGAAGGAAACTCACGTGAAAACGAAGCGTTTTAAGGTTGGGAACTTGAAGCTAGAGGTCCACGAAAACGGTCGAGCCGCAGGTGAGGCCGCGGCCCAGGCTGCAGCCGAGAAGCTGAACGAGCTAAGGCGTCTCGAAGCAACGATCGGAGTTATCTTTGCCACAGGGGCATCCCAGCTCGATACTCTCCATGCACTGACCATGGCTGATGTGCCCTGGTCGCAAATCAAAGGCTTCCATTTGGATGAGTATGTTGGGATGTCTTCGGATCACCCAGCTTCGTTTCGCCGCTATCTGCGGGAGAATTTGACGAGCAAGGTGCAAATGAAGGAGTTCCTCGAGATAGATGGCACTGCGCCGGATATTCAAGATGTGTGCCGGGAGTATATAGGCAACATTCAATCAACCAATCCAAGTTTATGTCTGATGGGTGTTGGAGAGAATGGTCATTTGGCGTTTAACGATCCTGCCGAGGCGCGCTTTGACGATCCAGTCGATATGAAAGTAGTACATCTTGACGAGTTATGCCGGGAACAGCAGTTCGCGGAAGGATGGTTCAGGAGCCTTGACGAGGTTCCGACGGTCGCCATGACTCTCACAATTCCAGCATTGTTTCGAGTTCCCACCTTGATAGGGTCTGTACCTGGTAGCCGGAAAGCTAAAATCATGCGGTTAGCTCTCGAAGGCCCAATCTCAACGGATTGTCCAGCTTCCATTCTGCGCACTCATCCTGATGCCACCGTGTATCTGGACAAGGAGTCCGCAGCAGAATTGAATGGACTTCTGGAATTTGAGGAAGCAGAGTGA
- a CDS encoding sugar phosphate isomerase/epimerase family protein, with protein MRSFVDRRQFVKTVGLGALAAAGMGIAEARTAAAAQSDAGADKSNVARLIPGCCAYSYDKDLRHGKMTLEDFILRAVELQIPAVDMTVYYLKSTDPDYLHGLRHLAYKHCIAFSGASCGASMVQASAAKRADTLNEIKKWVDVTDELGASHLRIFAGKLPNGANMKDAIDWVVEAMKAASDYSGKKGVTLGLEDHEGVTQTSDVCLEIMHRLDTPYAGINLDITNFIATPTQDAYAQIAACIPYATGNIHIRDHFYDHTPVDMDRVWKMLAQAGHQGYVSAEYEASFSDSLPASTGVPKLMDEIKTLCKKYSSV; from the coding sequence ATGCGTTCTTTTGTAGATCGTCGTCAGTTTGTGAAAACCGTTGGCCTGGGCGCTTTGGCGGCTGCAGGTATGGGAATAGCCGAGGCGCGAACAGCTGCCGCAGCGCAATCAGATGCTGGCGCAGACAAGTCCAATGTAGCCAGGTTAATTCCGGGATGCTGCGCCTATTCCTACGATAAGGATCTCAGGCATGGCAAGATGACCTTGGAAGATTTCATCCTTAGGGCAGTGGAACTCCAAATACCGGCCGTGGATATGACGGTGTACTATCTCAAGTCCACGGACCCTGATTATCTTCACGGTCTTCGCCACCTCGCTTATAAGCATTGCATCGCTTTTTCGGGAGCGTCATGCGGAGCCAGCATGGTCCAGGCCTCCGCGGCGAAGCGCGCCGATACTCTGAACGAAATCAAGAAGTGGGTCGATGTTACAGACGAGCTTGGAGCTTCCCATCTCAGGATCTTCGCCGGTAAGCTGCCAAACGGCGCGAACATGAAGGACGCCATCGATTGGGTGGTTGAAGCGATGAAGGCAGCATCTGACTATTCCGGCAAAAAGGGCGTCACGCTTGGACTTGAAGACCACGAAGGGGTGACGCAGACCTCTGATGTATGTTTGGAGATTATGCACCGCCTCGATACCCCTTATGCCGGTATCAACCTCGATATTACAAATTTTATTGCTACGCCAACACAAGATGCTTATGCGCAGATTGCGGCATGCATTCCTTACGCTACCGGCAATATCCACATACGCGATCACTTCTACGATCACACTCCTGTGGATATGGATCGCGTGTGGAAGATGCTCGCGCAAGCGGGTCACCAGGGTTATGTTTCGGCCGAGTATGAAGCCAGTTTTTCCGACAGTCTACCCGCCTCTACGGGTGTGCCGAAACTGATGGATGAAATCAAGACTCTCTGTAAGAAGTATTCAAGCGTCTAA
- a CDS encoding LacI family DNA-binding transcriptional regulator, with the protein MKLSLIFFAQVVGESELRSTSTKRTKDTSPSPKKPKSGLKEIASLANVSITSVSRVLNGNNRVDPAIRKLVLEAAAKLEIDLSERHKPKALAFLVCNRTMLHDFHLRILTGAEACCATHGWDMVFLSFNYSPNVSSKDLTMPKVVQRRDVVRGLILAGTNSNNLIELLNSKDIPFVLLGNNLIGQPQSLQNDVIFSDDIQGGYDITKYLIGAGHRHIWFVGNTRLPWFARCFSGYRRAMEEAGLERHQSSIDSENDTQIGYLGTKSLLSSGEPITAIFAGNDSTAAGVYKALRESGLRIPEDISVAGCNDTVGSLLYPGLTTIREFPEELGKHMVELILNRIANPGQDPQRVTIPTEFIKRDSCAPIQAVAEEVLSAGHRSRT; encoded by the coding sequence ATGAAATTGAGCCTGATTTTCTTTGCTCAGGTTGTTGGAGAAAGCGAATTGAGATCGACCTCTACCAAACGTACCAAGGACACTAGCCCAAGCCCTAAAAAGCCTAAGTCTGGCTTGAAAGAAATCGCGTCTCTCGCAAACGTAAGCATCACCTCCGTTTCTCGAGTTCTCAATGGAAATAATCGGGTCGATCCGGCCATTCGCAAGTTGGTCCTGGAGGCGGCTGCGAAGCTCGAAATTGATCTCTCCGAGCGGCACAAGCCCAAGGCGCTGGCATTTCTGGTTTGCAACCGTACGATGTTGCATGACTTTCATTTGCGTATTTTGACGGGAGCGGAAGCGTGCTGCGCAACCCACGGCTGGGACATGGTGTTCTTGTCCTTCAATTACTCGCCGAACGTTTCCTCGAAAGACCTGACCATGCCTAAAGTGGTGCAGCGCCGAGACGTGGTCCGAGGGCTTATCCTGGCGGGAACCAACTCGAATAACCTGATCGAGCTGTTAAATAGCAAAGACATCCCGTTCGTGCTTCTTGGCAATAATCTTATCGGCCAACCTCAAAGTTTGCAGAATGACGTGATCTTTTCCGATGACATTCAAGGCGGGTACGACATAACGAAATATTTGATTGGCGCGGGCCATCGTCACATCTGGTTCGTGGGAAATACTCGTCTGCCGTGGTTTGCACGCTGCTTTTCTGGTTATCGCCGGGCAATGGAAGAGGCTGGCCTGGAGCGACATCAAAGCAGTATCGACTCTGAGAACGACACGCAAATTGGATATCTTGGCACGAAGTCTTTACTCTCCAGCGGAGAACCTATCACGGCTATCTTTGCTGGAAATGATTCCACTGCGGCCGGAGTGTATAAAGCTCTTCGGGAGAGCGGCCTGAGAATTCCTGAAGATATCAGTGTTGCAGGCTGTAATGACACGGTCGGGTCATTGTTGTATCCGGGGTTGACGACCATCCGGGAATTTCCGGAGGAACTGGGAAAACACATGGTGGAACTGATTCTCAATCGAATCGCCAATCCTGGCCAGGACCCTCAGCGCGTAACCATTCCGACCGAATTTATCAAGAGGGATTCGTGCGCCCCGATTCAGGCCGTGGCCGAAGAAGTATTAAGTGCTGGGCACCGAAGCCGAACGTAG
- a CDS encoding glycoside hydrolase family 9 protein, with protein sequence MNRRAVLKFASLSAVAAAFDKVSEKDAFACPSSFSAQGGASPRLFALNQAGYLPGAEKVATLPVQHGGDSSFQIVPENMPAQVASPVLNGTLSAPILDAASSDRVVRADFSRLTTPGIYRLVAQGQRSDPFSIGKDIYREPLRLSMRAFYGQRCGCAVDLGGGYSHPACHLSGAYHPSSGRKGTVVNHGGWHDAGDYGRYIVNSGITCGTLLWAWELYPQILRNLSLDLPNSVKQYGVKLPDYLAEVRWNLEWMLSLQDDDGGVWHKQTSEQFCAFIMPERDDLTSYIIGTGASPYKNTCATADLAAVMAIAARCYSEYDASFSARCLAASKRAWSWAVANPDVTFTNPPGVGTGEYGDEHCHDEIFWASAELWRTTGERQYELAFLDGVAAQAPESAIKAPYWVYVAPMAYWTYALADRKGSEPLKERIRKQTAKAAQELVERRKLSGYGNTMALTDYIWGSNSVAANQSLLLLIADHFQHEPAAVEAALGNVHYVLGRNCFAVSWVTQVGTNPFQHPHHRPSAADDITAPWPGLMSGGPNARPGDEAAKTLPTLPPMRMWMDDQRAYSLNEVAINWNAPLVFLLAGANAQVS encoded by the coding sequence ATGAATCGCCGAGCTGTCTTGAAATTTGCGAGCCTTTCTGCTGTTGCGGCGGCTTTTGACAAAGTTTCCGAAAAGGACGCATTTGCGTGTCCATCAAGCTTCTCCGCGCAGGGCGGAGCATCCCCACGGCTGTTTGCATTGAACCAGGCCGGCTATCTGCCCGGAGCTGAAAAAGTTGCGACTCTGCCCGTCCAACACGGCGGCGACAGTTCCTTTCAGATTGTGCCCGAGAATATGCCAGCGCAGGTCGCGTCTCCCGTATTGAATGGCACTCTCTCCGCGCCGATTTTAGATGCGGCCTCAAGCGATCGGGTGGTGCGCGCCGATTTCTCCCGGCTGACTACGCCAGGCATATACCGGCTGGTGGCGCAAGGCCAGCGTAGCGACCCATTTTCCATAGGAAAAGATATTTATCGTGAGCCGCTGAGGCTCTCCATGCGGGCTTTTTATGGGCAGCGATGCGGGTGCGCTGTCGATCTTGGTGGTGGGTACAGTCATCCGGCTTGCCACCTGTCCGGCGCGTACCACCCGAGTTCCGGACGCAAGGGCACCGTCGTGAATCACGGCGGATGGCACGACGCAGGCGACTATGGCCGGTACATCGTCAACAGCGGCATCACCTGCGGCACGCTTCTCTGGGCCTGGGAGCTTTATCCGCAAATCCTACGCAACCTTTCTCTCGATCTTCCGAATTCCGTCAAGCAATACGGCGTCAAGTTGCCCGATTACCTCGCCGAGGTGCGTTGGAACCTGGAGTGGATGCTATCCCTGCAGGATGACGATGGCGGAGTCTGGCATAAACAGACGAGTGAGCAGTTCTGCGCCTTCATCATGCCGGAGCGCGACGATCTGACCAGCTACATCATCGGCACCGGGGCGTCCCCGTACAAAAATACATGCGCTACCGCTGACCTCGCGGCGGTGATGGCCATTGCAGCCCGCTGCTACTCGGAGTATGACGCATCTTTTTCGGCCCGCTGCCTCGCGGCTTCCAAACGAGCCTGGAGCTGGGCTGTCGCAAACCCGGATGTGACGTTTACCAATCCTCCAGGGGTTGGCACCGGTGAGTATGGCGACGAGCACTGTCATGACGAGATATTCTGGGCCTCTGCCGAGCTGTGGCGGACGACCGGTGAGCGGCAATATGAGCTGGCCTTTCTTGACGGAGTTGCGGCGCAAGCACCCGAGAGCGCCATCAAAGCGCCATATTGGGTTTACGTCGCTCCGATGGCCTACTGGACCTACGCTCTCGCGGATCGGAAAGGTTCGGAGCCGCTGAAAGAGCGTATCCGTAAGCAGACGGCAAAGGCAGCGCAGGAACTCGTCGAGCGGAGGAAGCTCAGCGGTTACGGAAATACTATGGCGCTGACCGACTATATTTGGGGCTCAAACTCCGTGGCTGCCAACCAGTCGCTCCTGTTGCTCATCGCGGATCATTTTCAGCACGAACCTGCAGCGGTGGAGGCAGCGCTCGGTAATGTGCATTACGTGCTCGGTCGCAACTGCTTCGCCGTCTCGTGGGTCACCCAGGTCGGAACCAATCCGTTTCAACATCCGCATCATCGTCCCAGCGCGGCCGACGATATTACAGCGCCGTGGCCGGGACTGATGTCCGGCGGACCCAACGCCCGGCCAGGAGACGAGGCGGCGAAGACCCTGCCGACCCTGCCGCCGATGCGGATGTGGATGGACGATCAACGGGCTTACTCACTCAACGAAGTCGCCATCAACTGGAATGCTCCGCTGGTATTTCTCCTCGCGGGCGCGAATGCGCAGGTAAGCTGA
- a CDS encoding Gfo/Idh/MocA family protein, translated as MDKTRREFLKTGAKTLALVTAAERLEAWRTPRTVLGASDRVRLGIIGLRGRGQEHIQRFGTLPNVEIAALCDIDDSVLREHLQVVQKMGFRPKTYTDVRKLLEDKSIDAVSIATPNHWHTLMSIWACQAGKDVYVEKPCSHNLWEGRQLVRAAAKYGRMVQHGTQSRSIPSVMQAVKQMQDGLLGDVYMARGLCYKWRDTIGRTPVSEVPAGVDYDLWTGPAPYQPFTKNHFHYNWHWFWNYGNGDIGNQGVHEVDIARWGLGLGFPNKISAIGGHFVFEDDQQTPNTLSCAFQYDLPDGKRKMIEFEVRHWMTNHEAEIGARANADARPKTAQAAAVPNCPHGGCGAQDLYPSYGGSGHENTVGDIFYGSKGYLAVDSVLGGYRTWMGREQKAGPSMPHRPEDQDHFGNFIACVISRKQEELRAPITEGHISAGLVHLANASYRLGRTLTFDPETQLVKDDDEANYLLRDGDRGYRAPFVVPEEV; from the coding sequence ATGGACAAGACTAGAAGAGAGTTCCTAAAGACGGGAGCAAAAACGCTCGCGTTGGTTACAGCAGCCGAACGTCTTGAGGCGTGGCGCACGCCGCGGACCGTACTGGGAGCCAGCGACCGGGTCAGGCTGGGAATTATTGGATTACGCGGACGCGGTCAGGAGCATATTCAGAGATTTGGAACGCTTCCGAATGTTGAGATTGCGGCGCTCTGCGATATCGACGACAGTGTGCTGCGCGAGCATCTTCAAGTGGTGCAGAAGATGGGCTTTCGACCGAAGACGTATACCGATGTTCGCAAGCTGCTCGAAGACAAGTCGATTGATGCTGTTTCGATTGCGACGCCTAACCACTGGCATACTCTTATGTCGATCTGGGCGTGCCAGGCGGGCAAGGACGTCTATGTAGAGAAGCCATGCTCGCATAACTTATGGGAAGGCAGGCAATTGGTGCGCGCGGCAGCGAAATATGGCCGAATGGTGCAGCATGGAACGCAGAGCCGCTCGATTCCGTCGGTCATGCAGGCCGTGAAGCAGATGCAAGACGGGCTGTTAGGCGATGTCTATATGGCTCGCGGCCTTTGCTACAAATGGCGAGATACGATCGGTCGCACGCCGGTATCGGAAGTTCCTGCCGGCGTCGATTACGATCTCTGGACTGGACCGGCTCCTTACCAGCCTTTTACCAAGAATCATTTTCATTACAACTGGCATTGGTTTTGGAACTATGGCAACGGAGATATTGGAAATCAGGGTGTTCATGAGGTAGATATCGCCCGCTGGGGATTGGGTCTGGGCTTTCCCAATAAGATCTCCGCCATAGGTGGACACTTCGTGTTTGAGGATGACCAGCAGACCCCGAATACACTGAGCTGCGCTTTCCAGTATGATCTGCCTGACGGAAAGCGCAAGATGATCGAATTCGAGGTTCGCCATTGGATGACCAACCACGAAGCTGAAATCGGAGCCCGAGCGAATGCCGATGCGAGGCCCAAAACGGCCCAGGCAGCCGCCGTTCCAAACTGTCCACATGGCGGTTGCGGCGCGCAGGATCTGTATCCGAGTTATGGCGGCAGCGGACATGAGAACACTGTCGGAGATATCTTCTATGGATCGAAGGGTTACCTGGCTGTCGACAGCGTGCTAGGCGGTTACCGGACCTGGATGGGAAGAGAGCAGAAGGCCGGCCCGTCCATGCCTCACAGGCCGGAAGATCAGGATCACTTTGGAAATTTCATTGCCTGCGTGATCAGCCGGAAACAAGAGGAGCTTCGAGCACCGATAACCGAAGGTCACATTTCTGCCGGATTGGTGCATTTGGCCAACGCCTCGTACCGGCTCGGGCGAACTCTGACCTTCGATCCCGAGACGCAATTGGTCAAGGATGACGATGAGGCCAACTACCTGCTGCGCGACGGAGACCGTGGATATCGAGCGCCGTTTGTCGTGCCGGAAGAGGTCTAG
- a CDS encoding MFS transporter, producing the protein MFTNVSTSSPQLVKKDRKQSKTRWWIVWTLFFSTVTNYLSRQTFSVLSPMIASEYHLTHTDIGKILGAFQISYAVTWLLGGIFLDKIGTRLGLALAAGLWSLVNIFTGFAHSVFSFSIFRFALGIGEGLNWPGASKTVAEWFPSAERSTAVAIFDSGSSVGGALAALIIPWIAIMFGWRWSFVFSGVLGLVWLIVWLRIYQPLDRHTRVTEEEVSLIRAGQDTPIKSEHQGLARWISLAKNPNCWGVVLGRALTDPIWWFYVFWLPQYLSDARGFSLQRIALFAWIPFVAADLGNFTGGLISGYCIRRGMSVVSARKWVCAISCLPVLAGIPAAHVHNVYSALALICFALWGYASWSTMGLTLPSDLFPQDLVATVTGFSGFAAGLVGAGFTFAVGILVDKVSYGPAFLVAGLLPVLATVCIFLLIRPYKETVQ; encoded by the coding sequence TTGTTTACAAATGTGTCCACGTCGAGTCCGCAGTTAGTAAAGAAAGATCGTAAACAGAGCAAGACGCGCTGGTGGATTGTCTGGACTTTGTTTTTTTCGACCGTTACAAATTACCTTAGCCGCCAGACTTTTTCCGTGTTATCGCCGATGATCGCGAGCGAGTATCACCTTACTCATACGGATATCGGGAAAATCCTTGGTGCGTTTCAAATCTCGTATGCGGTTACATGGCTCCTCGGCGGCATTTTCCTCGACAAGATAGGAACACGGCTTGGCCTCGCGCTGGCCGCTGGCCTGTGGTCTCTGGTGAATATCTTTACGGGCTTTGCGCATTCTGTTTTCAGTTTCAGTATTTTTCGCTTTGCCCTCGGGATAGGTGAGGGGCTCAACTGGCCGGGGGCTAGCAAGACCGTAGCCGAATGGTTTCCGAGCGCGGAGCGCAGCACAGCGGTTGCTATTTTCGACAGCGGTTCCAGCGTCGGAGGGGCGTTGGCAGCCCTGATTATTCCCTGGATTGCCATTATGTTTGGGTGGCGATGGTCATTTGTCTTTTCCGGTGTCCTCGGGCTTGTGTGGCTGATCGTATGGCTGCGCATCTATCAGCCGCTTGATCGTCATACGCGGGTGACAGAGGAGGAAGTTTCCCTTATCCGCGCCGGTCAGGATACACCTATCAAGTCTGAACACCAGGGCCTTGCAAGGTGGATTTCCCTGGCAAAGAATCCGAATTGTTGGGGTGTCGTTTTGGGTCGCGCACTTACCGATCCAATCTGGTGGTTTTATGTCTTTTGGCTTCCGCAGTATTTAAGCGATGCTCGCGGTTTCAGTCTGCAGCGAATCGCGTTATTTGCGTGGATACCGTTTGTTGCGGCCGATCTTGGAAACTTTACTGGGGGGCTAATCTCGGGTTACTGCATTCGCCGTGGCATGTCTGTAGTAAGCGCCAGGAAATGGGTATGCGCGATTAGTTGCTTGCCGGTTCTCGCTGGCATCCCTGCCGCTCATGTTCATAATGTGTATTCAGCATTAGCGCTGATTTGCTTTGCCTTGTGGGGTTACGCGAGCTGGTCCACGATGGGCCTGACCTTACCATCGGATCTTTTCCCGCAGGATCTTGTCGCTACCGTGACAGGCTTTAGCGGTTTTGCGGCAGGTCTCGTCGGTGCGGGGTTCACTTTCGCCGTTGGAATCCTGGTGGACAAGGTATCGTATGGCCCCGCATTCCTGGTTGCAGGCCTGCTGCCTGTCTTGGCAACGGTCTGTATCTTTCTCTTGATTCGCCCATATAAAGAAACGGTCCAATGA
- a CDS encoding Gfo/Idh/MocA family protein, with protein sequence MDEKQKELLKTGAEVLVVAAAAERLQEWRTSRSVLGASDRVRVAIVGLRGSGAEHIRRFGALPNVEIAALCDIDDGVMREHLQTVQKMGFQPKTYVDIRKLLEDKSIDAVSINTPNHWHALMAIWACQAGKDVYVEKPCSHNLWEGGQLVRAAVKYNRIVQHGTQYRSNATVMQAIKEIQSGLLGDVYMSRGLCLKWRDTIGHTPASPIPSGVDYDLWTGPAPYLPFTKNRFHYNWHWFWNYGNGDVGNEGVHELDIARWGLGVGFPNKISAMGGHFMFDDDQQTPNTLHCSFQYDLPGGKHKMLEFEVRHWISNHEAGVGTRFDASIRLDETVQGGVGPLEGDYNTIGNIFYGSKGYLALDDFAGGYRTSMGKEQQPGPSAPQGPEDHFANFIACVISRKKEDLRAPIEEGHISSSLAHLANVSYRLGRTLTFDPETQLVKNDDEANHLLRDGDRGYRTPFVVPEEV encoded by the coding sequence ATGGATGAAAAACAGAAAGAGCTTCTGAAGACGGGAGCTGAAGTGCTTGTGGTGGCTGCGGCAGCCGAGCGGCTACAGGAGTGGAGAACATCGCGGAGTGTTCTAGGCGCCAGCGACAGAGTAAGGGTGGCAATTGTCGGACTACGAGGTTCCGGAGCGGAGCACATTCGTAGATTTGGTGCACTACCGAATGTTGAAATTGCAGCGCTCTGCGATATCGATGACGGCGTGATGCGGGAGCATCTGCAAACGGTGCAGAAGATGGGCTTTCAGCCGAAGACTTATGTCGATATCCGCAAGCTTCTCGAAGATAAATCGATTGATGCCGTTTCGATCAATACGCCCAACCACTGGCATGCGCTGATGGCCATCTGGGCGTGCCAGGCGGGCAAGGACGTGTATGTGGAGAAGCCCTGCTCGCATAATTTATGGGAAGGCGGGCAACTGGTGCGCGCGGCCGTGAAATACAACCGCATCGTACAGCATGGGACGCAGTATCGCTCCAATGCCACAGTCATGCAAGCCATCAAAGAGATTCAGAGCGGGCTTTTGGGCGATGTCTATATGTCTCGCGGTCTTTGTTTGAAGTGGCGCGACACGATCGGCCACACGCCTGCATCGCCGATCCCCTCTGGCGTTGATTACGATCTGTGGACCGGCCCGGCTCCTTACCTGCCCTTCACTAAGAATCGTTTTCATTACAATTGGCATTGGTTTTGGAATTATGGAAACGGCGATGTGGGCAATGAAGGTGTCCATGAACTGGATATCGCTAGATGGGGACTGGGTGTTGGCTTTCCTAATAAGATTTCAGCGATGGGCGGCCACTTCATGTTTGACGATGACCAGCAGACTCCTAACACGCTGCATTGTTCGTTTCAATATGACTTGCCTGGCGGAAAACACAAGATGCTGGAGTTCGAGGTTCGACATTGGATATCGAACCACGAAGCCGGAGTTGGAACCCGCTTTGACGCTTCCATACGATTGGATGAAACCGTTCAAGGAGGCGTGGGTCCGTTAGAGGGAGACTACAACACAATTGGAAATATTTTTTACGGTTCGAAGGGATACCTTGCGCTGGATGACTTTGCCGGCGGCTACCGCACTTCGATGGGTAAAGAGCAGCAACCGGGCCCATCCGCGCCGCAAGGACCCGAAGATCACTTTGCAAATTTTATTGCTTGCGTGATCAGTCGAAAGAAGGAGGATCTGCGCGCACCCATTGAGGAAGGTCACATCTCTTCCAGTTTGGCGCATTTGGCGAACGTATCTTATCGGCTTGGGAGAACACTGACTTTCGATCCCGAGACGCAACTGGTGAAGAATGACGACGAGGCCAACCATCTGCTGCGCGATGGAGATCGCGGATATCGTACGCCGTTCGTGGTGCCGGAAGAGGTCTAG